A window of Streptomyces gilvosporeus contains these coding sequences:
- a CDS encoding AAA family ATPase, with amino-acid sequence MDSGRPAETGAVRGATATWATGASVHLVGRERELTEFERCLDDPDGPGLVLVHGERGAGRSAFAHAAAERLAARGHTVLPLVCVRGDQDRPLLLALRVVTAVRERRSVTGRQPAAGRADLDAEVLPATERGDRAALADALLSALTHAAPVAVVVDDAQYADAASLDVLGVVAARRPPEVRLVITSVRHTGGAGDAWSVRLDQAVGLAAEAGTARTIALPRLTRPQLADMVARRSQAVPDPALVAGILGLTRGIPAVADALLTEWSRRDAVRIADGHAFLAAGAPVPVLPDEDRFMRALHELGETCWTTAAALSVLWPLGRTAATLVAETTGLSDREVGDGVRRLIAAGLLDELPGEDGDGPRGWAFRSPLMEHAARERLGPLERARMSAAAVEALWAARDGAGAATDPQCPVVLLDEADAETYLPDRIADAGVLIDRERAAAELTAAAEALHPDPEDRGMLRWFRAALRLIEEPEARELALLRCVKAAWIVGDHPAAGRAAETILRDPSDVVSGPDLHELAVLQVVAATSVKDWPQLSRMGAAEWWDRLPLPPGAASSARALALCMSGRWSEGLDLLSRTETVWRPHPQIRLVPELAQVAGNLVQGRTDVLARALETPPDPGLPPEVLYSIAAGYTQQLLGNADLCGALELLKDRGMPPEALPPTTHFLLLHLQGRWDDALALARGLVAKDQTFIAAPQHHLLTAGTAGILLARGKPVGAARLIAGERGSHEGHVEIFLDVAEAAVLRTMGRTDEAERILRRGLEEADARGYVHGTDELAAALATLRAETGRAEAAASCLWRLEELAGRTGSGRTRLLYLLAAARVPGQASGAAREMLHEAVDLARSRRQPFETAVTLAAAAGDAGPPELLHEAYELYGQTGSLLCRFHTRAAMREAGLTVPGRRQATAENERLLATLITEGLTNRQIATVLRLSEDAIANRLSRLFARTGLRSRTEVVSAMLTGKPLTAPDH; translated from the coding sequence ACCGGGGCGGTGCGCGGTGCCACGGCGACGTGGGCGACGGGCGCGAGCGTGCACCTGGTGGGCCGGGAACGGGAGTTGACCGAGTTCGAGCGCTGCCTGGACGACCCGGACGGTCCCGGCCTGGTGCTCGTCCACGGAGAACGGGGAGCGGGGCGCAGCGCGTTCGCGCATGCGGCCGCCGAACGGCTGGCTGCGCGGGGCCATACAGTTCTGCCGCTGGTCTGCGTGCGCGGGGACCAGGACCGTCCGCTCCTGCTGGCGCTGCGGGTGGTCACCGCCGTGCGGGAGCGCCGGTCGGTCACCGGGAGGCAGCCCGCGGCCGGCCGGGCGGACCTGGACGCCGAGGTGCTGCCCGCCACGGAGAGGGGCGATCGGGCGGCCCTTGCCGACGCGCTGCTGTCCGCGCTGACGCATGCGGCGCCCGTGGCCGTGGTGGTGGACGACGCGCAGTACGCCGATGCGGCATCCCTCGACGTACTGGGAGTCGTCGCCGCTCGGCGCCCCCCGGAGGTCCGGCTGGTGATCACGTCGGTACGGCACACCGGCGGGGCCGGTGACGCCTGGTCCGTCCGGCTGGACCAGGCCGTCGGACTGGCGGCGGAGGCGGGCACGGCGCGAACGATCGCCCTGCCGCGCCTGACCCGGCCGCAGCTCGCCGACATGGTGGCGCGGCGGTCGCAGGCGGTGCCCGACCCGGCCCTGGTGGCGGGCATCCTCGGGCTGACCCGAGGGATTCCCGCAGTCGCCGACGCGCTGCTCACCGAGTGGTCGCGGCGGGACGCGGTGCGGATCGCCGACGGGCACGCCTTCCTCGCCGCGGGCGCGCCGGTGCCGGTACTGCCCGATGAGGACCGGTTCATGAGGGCGCTGCACGAACTCGGCGAGACCTGCTGGACGACTGCGGCGGCATTGAGCGTCCTGTGGCCGCTCGGTCGGACGGCGGCGACGCTGGTGGCCGAGACCACCGGTCTGTCCGACCGGGAGGTCGGCGACGGCGTGCGCCGCCTGATCGCCGCGGGACTCCTCGACGAACTGCCCGGCGAGGACGGTGACGGCCCCCGGGGCTGGGCCTTCCGGTCACCCCTGATGGAGCACGCCGCCCGGGAGCGGCTCGGGCCCCTGGAACGCGCCCGGATGTCCGCCGCCGCGGTGGAGGCTCTCTGGGCGGCGCGGGACGGCGCGGGCGCCGCGACGGACCCGCAGTGCCCGGTCGTGCTCCTGGATGAGGCGGATGCCGAGACCTACCTGCCCGACCGGATCGCCGACGCGGGGGTGCTGATCGACCGCGAGCGTGCGGCGGCGGAACTGACGGCTGCCGCCGAGGCGTTGCACCCCGACCCCGAGGACCGCGGCATGCTGCGGTGGTTCCGAGCGGCGCTGCGCCTGATCGAGGAGCCGGAGGCCCGCGAACTGGCGTTGCTGCGGTGTGTGAAGGCCGCCTGGATCGTGGGCGACCACCCGGCGGCGGGCCGGGCGGCGGAGACGATTCTGCGCGACCCCTCCGATGTCGTCAGCGGCCCGGATCTCCACGAGCTCGCCGTCCTCCAGGTCGTCGCGGCCACCTCCGTGAAGGACTGGCCGCAGCTGTCCCGGATGGGGGCGGCCGAGTGGTGGGACCGTCTGCCGCTGCCCCCGGGGGCCGCATCGTCGGCGCGGGCGCTGGCGTTGTGCATGAGCGGGCGGTGGTCGGAGGGTCTGGACCTGCTCTCGCGGACGGAGACGGTGTGGCGCCCGCACCCGCAGATCCGGCTGGTGCCCGAGCTGGCGCAGGTCGCCGGAAACCTGGTGCAGGGCCGGACCGACGTGCTCGCCCGGGCCCTGGAGACGCCGCCGGATCCCGGCCTCCCCCCGGAGGTGCTGTACTCGATAGCGGCCGGGTACACCCAGCAGTTGCTCGGCAACGCCGACCTGTGCGGCGCCTTGGAGCTGTTGAAGGACCGCGGAATGCCGCCCGAGGCGCTTCCCCCGACCACACACTTCCTCCTGCTCCACCTCCAGGGCCGGTGGGACGACGCGCTGGCGCTGGCGCGCGGCCTGGTCGCAAAGGACCAGACGTTCATCGCGGCGCCCCAGCACCATCTGCTCACCGCGGGGACGGCCGGCATCCTGCTGGCCAGGGGCAAGCCGGTCGGCGCCGCCCGTCTGATCGCCGGTGAGCGTGGGTCCCACGAGGGCCATGTGGAGATCTTCCTGGACGTCGCCGAGGCCGCGGTGCTGCGGACGATGGGACGTACCGACGAGGCCGAGCGCATCTTGCGTCGCGGGCTGGAGGAGGCGGACGCGCGCGGCTATGTCCACGGCACCGACGAGCTGGCCGCCGCCCTCGCCACGCTCCGGGCGGAGACGGGCCGGGCCGAAGCGGCGGCGTCCTGTCTGTGGCGCCTTGAGGAACTCGCCGGGCGCACCGGCAGCGGGCGGACCCGGCTGCTGTACCTGCTGGCGGCGGCCCGGGTGCCGGGCCAGGCTTCCGGTGCCGCGCGCGAGATGCTGCACGAGGCGGTGGACCTGGCCCGCTCGCGGCGACAGCCGTTCGAGACCGCGGTCACGCTGGCGGCGGCCGCCGGGGACGCGGGTCCCCCGGAGCTGCTGCACGAGGCCTACGAACTGTACGGCCAGACGGGCTCCTTGTTGTGCCGCTTCCACACCAGGGCCGCGATGCGCGAGGCCGGGCTGACCGTCCCCGGCCGCAGACAGGCCACCGCCGAGAACGAGCGGCTGCTGGCCACGTTGATCACCGAAGGGCTCACGAACCGTCAGATCGCCACCGTACTGCGGCTCAGCGAGGACGCCATCGCCAATCGCCTCTCACGGCTGTTCGCACGCACCGGCCTGCGGTCCCGTACCGAGGTCGTCTCGGCCATGCTCACCGGCAAGCCACTGACCGCTCCGGACCACTGA
- a CDS encoding helix-turn-helix transcriptional regulator, with protein MPEQTLTGTVCVAVHSPDAVVHAGLVSSLKHDHRVQEVPPERIHEADAVVAAFDTVDATALDRLRALSDRPDTRFLLVAGRHWRADVCAAIDRGVRAVLWRDAFTPSAFVRTLLTVADGGGSFPPTLQGALMEQVRWTHQEVLAPRGLTASGVSPRELDVLRLLSEGRELAEIAAQLCYSERTVKYILYGLMKRLQLRNRAHAVSYAIRAGLI; from the coding sequence ATGCCTGAACAGACACTCACCGGCACCGTGTGTGTGGCGGTCCACTCACCCGACGCGGTGGTCCACGCGGGACTTGTCAGCTCCCTCAAGCACGACCACCGCGTCCAGGAAGTCCCACCCGAGAGAATCCACGAGGCCGACGCCGTCGTGGCGGCCTTCGACACCGTCGACGCCACCGCACTGGACCGACTGCGCGCCCTGTCCGACAGACCCGACACGCGTTTCCTCCTCGTCGCCGGACGACACTGGCGAGCGGATGTGTGTGCGGCGATCGACCGGGGAGTGCGCGCCGTGCTGTGGCGTGACGCGTTCACTCCCTCCGCCTTCGTCCGCACCCTGCTCACCGTCGCGGACGGCGGCGGCAGCTTCCCGCCCACCCTGCAAGGGGCGCTCATGGAACAGGTCCGGTGGACCCACCAGGAGGTCCTCGCACCGCGCGGCCTCACCGCCTCAGGCGTCAGCCCCCGCGAACTCGATGTCCTCCGCCTGCTCTCGGAGGGCAGGGAACTCGCCGAGATCGCCGCCCAGTTGTGTTATTCGGAGCGCACGGTGAAGTACATCCTCTACGGCCTGATGAAGCGTTTACAGCTGCGCAACCGCGCGCACGCCGTCTCCTACGCCATCCGCGCCGGCCTCATCTGA
- a CDS encoding BTAD domain-containing putative transcriptional regulator — MNFRILGSLQAGVDGATMPLGGVIKRRLLAYLLLNANRVVATHKLLDVLWPEETPRTARKMIGNAVRGLRLDLAHGATDTRAALLTLAPGYQLRVEPDTVDLFLFRRQVEQGRAEARAGDHLAAACTLRGALGLWRGAALADLADGDLNWPELDGLESERLSALEDYFEAGLAIGHHHEILGGLQTAVAEDPLRERLSGQLMLAFYRCGRQTDALSVFRRIRSELVDQFGLEPSRELRDLERAILEHSPALDVPAAPVAERHQAPEPRMVPTLVEQRATRRPDAPDAPDASSVSRVLSRVGRDHRRDHRVVPGHVEDGDRQCTSPRSTPRRTRVSVVLVWVRHDLSDDHDLDGVQRAMADIEAVLRQQSRQNGGTVGPVTAPVFSAVFGIDNPRRDDALRAVRTAFALRDRIDGNRLRTHPSCIRLHVAVVTGDAFLSYLPAHSGVPTVTGDAVDRGFRLLTMAPRGQVRVCEVTRQATESHISYHLGPEPPEGWEAVRMRTAAGHGLQEVCSPERSEPSDGPGLPQLTARSL; from the coding sequence GTGAACTTCCGCATACTGGGCTCTCTCCAGGCAGGCGTGGACGGCGCGACCATGCCGCTCGGCGGAGTGATCAAACGCCGGCTGCTCGCCTACCTTCTGCTGAATGCCAACCGGGTCGTGGCCACACACAAGCTGCTCGACGTCCTGTGGCCGGAGGAAACGCCCCGCACCGCGCGCAAGATGATCGGGAACGCCGTCCGGGGCCTGCGGCTCGATCTGGCCCACGGGGCCACGGACACGCGTGCCGCCTTACTCACGCTTGCTCCCGGATACCAGCTGCGGGTCGAACCCGACACCGTGGATCTGTTCCTGTTCCGCCGGCAGGTGGAACAAGGACGAGCCGAAGCCCGCGCCGGCGATCATCTCGCCGCGGCGTGCACGCTGCGGGGGGCGCTCGGGCTGTGGCGGGGTGCGGCACTCGCCGACCTGGCGGACGGCGACTTGAACTGGCCCGAACTGGACGGTCTGGAGAGTGAGCGACTGAGCGCCCTGGAGGACTATTTCGAAGCCGGACTGGCGATCGGCCACCACCATGAGATTCTGGGCGGGCTGCAGACGGCCGTCGCCGAGGACCCGCTGCGCGAGCGGCTGAGCGGCCAGCTGATGTTGGCGTTCTACCGATGCGGTCGGCAGACCGACGCGCTGTCGGTGTTCCGGCGCATCAGGAGCGAACTTGTGGACCAGTTCGGACTTGAGCCGTCGCGGGAGCTACGGGACCTGGAACGGGCCATCCTCGAACACTCCCCCGCCCTGGACGTGCCGGCCGCGCCGGTAGCGGAGCGCCACCAGGCGCCCGAGCCGAGGATGGTGCCGACCCTCGTCGAACAGCGGGCGACGCGTCGGCCGGACGCGCCCGACGCCCCCGATGCCTCGTCCGTGAGCCGCGTACTGTCGCGGGTGGGAAGGGACCACAGACGCGATCACCGTGTGGTGCCCGGCCACGTGGAGGACGGCGATCGGCAGTGTACGAGCCCTCGGTCGACGCCCCGGCGCACACGGGTGAGCGTCGTCCTGGTGTGGGTGCGGCATGACCTGTCCGACGACCATGATCTGGACGGCGTTCAGCGGGCCATGGCGGACATCGAGGCGGTGCTGCGGCAGCAGTCCCGGCAGAACGGGGGGACCGTGGGACCGGTGACGGCACCGGTGTTCTCCGCCGTGTTCGGCATCGACAACCCTCGCCGGGACGACGCCCTGCGCGCCGTGCGGACGGCCTTCGCCCTCCGGGACCGGATCGATGGCAACCGGCTGCGTACCCACCCGTCCTGCATCCGGTTGCACGTCGCTGTGGTCACCGGTGATGCCTTCTTGTCGTACCTGCCGGCGCACAGCGGCGTCCCGACGGTCACGGGAGACGCCGTCGACCGGGGCTTCCGGCTGCTGACGATGGCGCCCCGAGGGCAGGTGCGGGTGTGTGAGGTCACGCGCCAGGCGACGGAATCGCATATCTCGTACCACCTGGGCCCCGAGCCGCCGGAGGGCTGGGAAGCGGTCCGCATGCGGACCGCCGCCGGTCATGGCCTCCAGGAGGTGTGTTCACCGGAGCGGTCCGAGCCATCGGACGGACCGGGCCTGCCGCAGCTCACGGCTCGATCTCTCTGA
- a CDS encoding amino acid adenylation domain-containing protein, with translation MGERRELRASSVVELIGRWAETAPDAVALECGSTRTTFRQLWRRSMSLAAGLRDMNVQPGEVIGIIAHRNAESVAAMIAVMAVRAAYAPIDPTNPLGRVRLILDQLRPRVMVWDGTGSAACAAGLPTLNTSDVPDLPADASAPVTCGARHDDLAYVVFTSGSTGLPKGVLVEHRSLVNYIGWAATHVLPNAGGAACPVFASMSFDLALTTLWVPLAQGRTIVMIEDSWDYPSLFSPRTRPYDFIKATPSHFRLFERMLRPEYRSVVKRLMIGGEPLEPALLRQMGGRLDDVEVVNHYGPTEATIGCCAFRSTVRDLPDLPTVPIGSPAWNTAAYVVDDRGGPVGEGGHGELLISGFGVARGYLGGGGRFFDEPAFGGRAYPTGDIVEVLPEGMLLHLGRKDGQLKVSGHRFEPAELRRHALSLPLIVDAAFDVIRGGVLDAVEVFVVFDDQSAQTPPTEREVRVQLASLLPKELVPRRVYVVPEIKVDANGKRDVRATRQLAEARAGETGFLHLFREIEP, from the coding sequence GTGGGGGAACGTCGGGAGTTGCGGGCGTCCTCCGTGGTGGAGCTGATCGGCCGATGGGCCGAGACCGCGCCGGACGCGGTCGCGCTCGAATGCGGAAGCACCAGGACCACGTTCCGTCAGCTGTGGCGGCGCAGCATGTCCCTCGCAGCCGGGCTGCGGGACATGAATGTGCAGCCGGGGGAGGTCATCGGCATCATCGCCCACCGCAACGCGGAGTCGGTGGCGGCGATGATCGCGGTCATGGCCGTCCGCGCGGCCTACGCGCCGATCGACCCGACCAATCCCCTCGGGCGCGTGCGGCTCATCCTCGACCAGCTACGGCCGCGAGTCATGGTGTGGGACGGCACCGGCTCCGCCGCATGCGCAGCCGGCCTCCCCACGCTGAACACCTCCGACGTGCCGGATCTGCCGGCTGACGCGTCGGCCCCCGTCACATGCGGCGCGCGCCACGACGATCTGGCCTACGTGGTCTTCACATCGGGCTCGACGGGGTTGCCCAAGGGCGTATTGGTGGAACACCGATCGCTGGTCAACTACATCGGCTGGGCCGCGACCCACGTCCTGCCGAACGCGGGCGGTGCCGCCTGCCCGGTGTTCGCCAGCATGAGCTTCGACCTCGCTCTCACCACCCTGTGGGTGCCCTTGGCGCAGGGGCGCACGATCGTCATGATCGAGGACTCCTGGGACTACCCGAGCCTGTTCTCTCCACGAACCCGGCCGTATGACTTCATCAAGGCCACGCCCAGCCACTTCCGCCTGTTCGAGCGCATGCTGCGGCCGGAGTACCGATCCGTCGTCAAGCGGCTGATGATCGGCGGTGAGCCGCTGGAACCGGCCCTGCTGCGGCAGATGGGGGGCAGGCTCGACGACGTGGAAGTGGTCAACCACTACGGGCCGACCGAGGCCACGATCGGTTGCTGTGCCTTCCGTTCCACCGTGCGGGACCTGCCCGACCTGCCCACCGTGCCCATCGGCAGCCCCGCCTGGAACACCGCGGCCTACGTGGTGGACGATCGCGGCGGACCGGTGGGGGAGGGCGGCCACGGTGAACTCCTCATCAGCGGATTCGGTGTCGCCCGCGGCTACCTCGGCGGCGGGGGCCGCTTCTTCGATGAGCCCGCGTTCGGTGGCCGCGCCTACCCCACGGGCGACATCGTCGAGGTGCTGCCCGAGGGGATGCTGCTCCATCTCGGCCGAAAGGACGGCCAGTTGAAGGTGAGCGGCCACCGCTTCGAACCGGCCGAGTTGCGCCGCCACGCGCTGTCGCTGCCGCTGATCGTCGACGCCGCCTTCGACGTCATCCGCGGTGGAGTCCTGGACGCGGTCGAGGTCTTCGTGGTCTTCGACGACCAGTCGGCACAGACGCCGCCCACGGAGCGGGAGGTCCGCGTACAGCTCGCCTCCCTGCTGCCCAAGGAACTGGTGCCCAGACGGGTCTACGTCGTGCCGGAGATCAAGGTCGACGCCAACGGCAAAAGGGACGTGCGGGCCACCAGGCAACTGGCCGAGGCGAGAGCGGGGGAAACCGGCTTCCTGCACCTCTTCAGAGAGATCGAGCCGTGA